In Rhineura floridana isolate rRhiFlo1 chromosome 4, rRhiFlo1.hap2, whole genome shotgun sequence, the sequence TCACAGCATATATAAAATAGTGAATGAAAAACTGTTTTTCTATGTAAAATAAATAGCTTCTGAGAAACTGAGGGCGCTTTCAGACTGACActattttgttggtgggattCAACTACATACTGGCTAATTGTACATATTGCCGCcgtgggctcctcctgggaggaaggacaggatataaatcaaataataaataaataaataaataaaattcaggtGGTGCAGTTaatatgaatttattttattatttatttattttattcattcttttatatatatcccacctttttcccagaactggcttacaaaaagtaaaacaaatagttaaaaataaataaaacatgtaagaagttataattaaaatgtaattaaactaactaTAAAACCACAAAAGACAattatgctggggaaaacagcagggagtagaaaaagaggaaggccaaacaagagatggactgattccataaaggaagccacagacctgaacttacaagatctgaacagggcggttcatgacagatgctcttggaggtcactgattcatagagttgccataagttgtaatcgacttgaaggcacataacaacaacaaataaaaccatttaaaacatagcaattaaaaaaacacaaaatacaaaacagtaaaaacagcaccctatttaaTAGTCTTCACAGTCAATTCCCTGTCGGAGCATAAAAGTCTTTACCTGCCAACAAAAGGACAGCAAGGAGCCAGTCtaacttccctaggaagggagtttcaGAGCcagggggcagccactgagaagtctcttgcCCCTGTTCCCACCAGACATGTCTGCGAaggtggtgggactgagagaagggtctCCCTCGATAATCTCAGGGCTCggacaggctcatatgggaagatacggtccttcagataacctggaTTTGGCTGCTTCCAAAAATATCTGActttttgtggtaaggaaagtgcactagaaagtgtggaataaaaaatgttttatgtgaTATCATACATCTTCTCCACAAACAAGTCAGAATGCTTTCTGTTTATTATTGTGGGCTTCCTACTGGACCCAAGAACTACCAAGTCATTAGTGTGCTACAATCCAAGAGATGTCATTCTGTTTctcacttttttaaaatgtatcaaTTACCTGAGCTCTCTAATACATTCAGGTCTCAAATTATGGAAATTAATGTATTTACCAACCAGACAGAATGGACATTTACTTTCCATCTCATGGAAATACACTATTTCCCCCAGTAACTTTTTAATGCCTTATTATATTTTCAACTTTGTAATTTATAAACTACAAGGAGAGTTTAAGATTaacactgtggtgtagtggttagacagtaggactatgacttgggagaccagggttcaaatccccactcagccatgaagttggGCCACTCAGCcattgaccttgggccaatcatagtctcttagcctaacctacctcaaagggttgttgtgaggataaaatggagagggagaagaaccatgtattccaccttgagtttcttggaggaaagatgggatataaatgtaataaacaaataagcacAGACAGCAAAATTAATGGTAAAATATTTCCCTGAAATATTGAAAAAGCAACCtttggttttaatggtttaattgTTTATTGGTTTCACTGTACACTGATTGTATTTATTCCCCTAGGATTATATGGTTTGAACATCATTTGCAATATAAAATCATTTTAGGGTTGTTGCTTTTACTTTGACTTCTATATTTATATGATTATTGATTGGTGTTTAGGAAAAACTATCTTCTCTTTGTATTAATAGCTAGCATGTATGCTTGTTAGGAAATACACGTTTAAATGAGTTTTTTTCTTGataatcctatccatgtctatttagaaataagtcccatttgagttcaacaggatttactcccagataagtctctataagattgtagcctaaatcatggcttaaattaatttttttactcAATCCACCCTTCCCTAAAACAACTAAGACTGCAAAGAGCAAATTCGAAACTACTGAATGTGTTAGTTTTAATACATTGAGATTTGATATTCCAATTGAACATCTGTGTAAGTCCCTGCAGTGCACAAGGGTGTACATAATctagcctttttaaaaataaagagagcAGCAGCATGGATATTTCCCCTTGCAGTGAGATAATTCCAGCCTGTTATGGGTGGACTTGATATCATGCTATTTAGCTTGTGAAACAGTGCTTGTCAGATAATGCAACTGAAACTGAGAGGCGAGTAAGGGCACTCTTTGAACTGATTGCACAGATAAGCCCTAAAATTTGTAGGCATCTGTTAAAACAATTTCAGCTTTGATCTTTCAAACTACACATACAAAGATATTCCAGCTTCGATTTCAAAGGCCTACAAAGATATGTTTATAAacctctgtttttaatgttgaagGGACTTTTTGGTACACATGTTTAGAAGTGCTTCTGGAATGTCTGGAAAGGTGTGGGCTTTGCCTGGCACCGAGATAGAAGATGATTGACAAAAtaagaaaaagcaagaaacaaaGATAGGGAGCTTATTAAGTGAGTTGGGTTTGGCAGGAGCCCTGGCTTAAAAAATGTACAAAGTTGAGGAAAAAAGGTTAGTTAGCTCTTATTAGATGAATCCTTTTATCCTGCTTAATGAAGGGAAGCAACATCATACAACTAATCTCCATGCTGAAACTGTCAAGAGCAATAttaagtggggtttttttgcaaataTCAGATTGAATGAACCATGAAGAGCAAGTTAATAATAACCTATTTTATTTCTCATGCAAGTTTCTGAAGTCCTGGAAGCGAGTGAACATTCTTGCAGCCTGGCAAAGTGTCAGCACCTAACCTTGAAGAGGGAAGCTTACATTAAAGTTCTGAGAGAGAAAATTTTGGTAACCAGAGAAAGCATCAGCAGCCGCTGTGTGTGATGGTGTATTTATAACTAACACAGGAGTTGATATTATGGCATAGATAACACAAAAGGATTTGCTGAAGAACGACTCACACTTTGTCGATTGTTTTTCAATCCTTCCTTTTTACAAAATAGTCCCCTCCCCCAAACACTGCCAAAAGATGCCAGCCAAGACACCCATCTACCTGAAAGCCGGCAACAATAAGAAAGGGAAAAAATTCAAGCTGAGGGACATTTTGTCTCCTGATATGATCAGCCCGCCTCTTGGTGATTTTCGCCACACGATTCATATCGGGAAAGAAGGACAGCATGATGTTTTTGGAGACATATCCTTTCTGCAAGGAAATTATGAGCTCTTACCTGGGAATGAGGGAGAGACAGCCAGCCAGTGTGAAGGCCACAATGAGTTCCTAAGAGCAAACAGCACCTCTGACTCTGTGTTTACTGAAACGCCTTCTCCGGTGCTCAAAAATGCCATCTCACTTCCTGCCATCGGTGGTTCTCAAGCCCTCATGCTGCCCTTGTTGTCACCAGTGACATTTAATTCAAAGCAGAACTCTTTGGGGCCTTTAAGGAACCCCAGACATAGCTGTGAGCCCGTAATGGAAGAAAAGTTGCAGGAGAAGAGCAAACACTTGGAGAATGGGAAAATATACAAAGATGACATCACATGGGAGCAGAACATCCCAACATCACATTATTCTAATGGAAGACATAGTCATTCATCCAGCCTTTCAGAACAATACGCTGAATGGCAAACAGAGGAGTTATTTGACAACGGCCATCTTTCATGTGATGTAACCAAGACCCAGCCGAAATCAGAAGACTCCCTTTCAGATCTGGCAGAGCCTCTTCTTTCTTTGCAACTTGACCTCGGGCCATCACTTTTGGATGAAGTACTCAATGTAATGGACAAAAACAAATCATAGAACTTGCTGCTCTTTTCACCTCAGTCGTTCTTATAAACACAACTGAAATGCATGAGCACCATCCAGCCAAAGGTAAGCAATTGAGGCTGCAGACCTACGCACACTTATTTTGGAATAAGCCTTACTGAACTCAATGTGCCTTAGTAAAACATTAGGTGCACCTATTGAGAATGCATGGGATTTAAATATGCTTAACTTTGGATGGATTGTGATTTGTGTGGTTATGTACAAAACTAATGCTCTTTGCAGTTGACGTTTTCTAAAACAAATGACTTTAAACTATTTTTTTACTTAATTTCCATGATTTTTGTAACATTGCAAATGTCAGACAACAAGAGGACATATTTTAACGACACAATTTTTCAGCCAAATTAAACTGTTTTCTAAAAACCAAGAGTTGTCAATGTAATATTTGGGAGGATTCTGCAAGTTAGAACCATTAATTCATTTTCAGGAACGCTTTGCTTTTCAAGGACCCTGTGTGTACCAGGCATAAAATTTATGAAGCAAAGGTTAAATGTCAATTAGTTCGGCATTACTTAATATGTAATTCCTTCCCAGAATAATAGTGGAGTTTTTTAATTAGCAATGTTTTTCGTTCTGGCTGCACTGTTATTGTTGAGTGTTAATGCATAGCTCTGTGTTCAAATGGGAATGATTTTTTTCTGTTCAGCTATTAAGGGAAATATATGTAGCTAATACGAATAAGGTGCCATTAACATTACTGGAGCCTCTTGTGTGAGCTCTTCTCCCAACATGTCTTGAATCCTAGACAATCCAATCTAAAAGAGATGAATTACATTATTTTATGAGCTGAAatctatttttatgcacatttacattaggttgcacacacacacacaacacacacacacacaaagcattgCACCAGTGAGCTGTTGCTTTGCATTTTCTTGGGAGAGCCATTGTATAAACTGTATATTTGTGTGCATTTATGGAAAATACGTATTTGATCCTTTAGCTTTGTTCCTTCAGTTACTGACAATGACACACAAATCTTTAAAATTTTGCAATGGGTTGTTTTATGATTTTAGAGGAAAGCTCAAAGGAGATTGTGCTGCAGCAAATGGTACTTCAGGGAGTATAGAGATGTCCCTGCATTGGTTAAATACTTtgtgcaatacaataaaaaataaatgtggaaAATCATGTTTCTGTGTCTGAATTACACTTTGTTAAGGGGAGATTTCTTTCCATATGCAGTTGAAATCCACTTACAATACATTCCAATGACATTGTGCAAGGCCAAAGCCAGcgagcggccaggttgggcactgcccAAGGGCCCCTACAGCCCCTGCCTGGCCCTGGAGAGAAGCAGGGTGGCGAGGAAAAGGGCCAGACAATGCCTCCTTGCAGTTGTGGTGGGCAGCCCTTTCTTTGTGCttgaaggtgggagagagagcaGAGGAAGTTTGTCCCTGCAGTGCCactgtcctcttcctcctctccctatgGGCAGGGAAACTGAGGCGGCGGTAGCAGCTCCCCCTGACAGGTcaaagcagaggaagaggaggcaggtTCAGTGTCAGAGCTGCACTATCCTCCCcattcatgcctcctcctccgtCTCTTTCTCCGCTTTTGCCTGTTAGGGGGAGCCTGAGCCTCCTCTGCCTCAGTTGCCCTGCccggagggagagggggaggggaggatggcgGCCCTTCTTGCCATATTAATAAAGCAGAAGCTGCCTACTGTTCATGCAACACTTTCCACATCTACAGTGTTTGTAGTTAGGATCTTGTCAAAGCTATAGCGATCTAGCCAACATTAATGTAATTTCTGATTCATGAATGTGCTAATAGATGCGACATGTGAATATGGTAACACTGGGCATCAGATGAAGGACCTTAATGGACCTTTTCAGCAGTTGTGCCACTCTGGTGCACCCAAACTATTCTGGTTCTGCCCCTCCCTGAAAACAAACAGAGAAAAAGGCTATTTAGCAAACTTGATCCAGTTGCTTGCCTTATTTTATTACAGCTTCTCTAGAAGAGGAATGTcgaacttttaaaatgtttttacaacTCAGCCTTTGTAAATTTAGAAAGTTAGCTGAAGGGTAGGTTTGCCATGAAATAGTCATGCTTTAATGGTTGTATTGCATAATATATACTAGTTGCCTATTCATAACAGAGGGTAGACACCCCCTTgtggttgtgctggcttcagtgagCCTCCCCCTCCATTTCTGAATGCAGGGACACATGACGCTGGTAAAACTCCatccccttttactccaaaatctTGGAAGCTGCAACTTGAGCATGTTTTACCTTGAACTCAGATTCCCATAGACTTCAAaatgattggccatcaaccctgttgcccctccaggtgtgtccaatgaaaacgctTTGTTGTAGGCTCAGGCAAATAcggtgattggcccaatgctttgcagtgggtggtcctaatcagcagtggggaagggagatgtgtccagccctGGGCAGAGTCATTTTAAAACACAGCCAGAGAAAATAGTccagctgcttttgaagcaacgaGCATCCAGAAAGTTTGCAGCAACTGCGTCGTTTAATGACCAGCAGGTTTTTAACTGAAACACTTAACTTGAGAGGAAGCTCTTGATTTGATCTTGAAcaaaagaagctgccttacactgaggcagacca encodes:
- the CDC42EP3 gene encoding cdc42 effector protein 3, translating into MPAKTPIYLKAGNNKKGKKFKLRDILSPDMISPPLGDFRHTIHIGKEGQHDVFGDISFLQGNYELLPGNEGETASQCEGHNEFLRANSTSDSVFTETPSPVLKNAISLPAIGGSQALMLPLLSPVTFNSKQNSLGPLRNPRHSCEPVMEEKLQEKSKHLENGKIYKDDITWEQNIPTSHYSNGRHSHSSSLSEQYAEWQTEELFDNGHLSCDVTKTQPKSEDSLSDLAEPLLSLQLDLGPSLLDEVLNVMDKNKS